The Nitrospira sp. KM1 genome includes a window with the following:
- the trpS gene encoding tryptophan--tRNA ligase: MTTPRKRVLSGMQPSGLMHLGNYLGALENWKTLQDQHDCYFFVADWHALSTNYADTSRIREFVRELLIDWLAAGIDPDRSTVFVQSRIPEHAILHLLLSMMVPVSWLERNPTYKEKQEEIKEKDLGTYGFLGYPVLQAADILLYKPDFVPVGKDQLPHLELTRELARRFHDIYKTAVFPEPKEHLTKFPKVLGTDGRKMSKSYGNTINLSDPEPVVRQKLKTMVTDPARVRRTDPGNPDICPVYDFHKIFSPLPVIDQVNRECRTAAIGCIDCKKLVADKIVETLSPIWEARAELTQHPTRLDDIVQEGSRKAGVVAKATLRDVTDAMKI, from the coding sequence ATGACCACTCCGCGTAAACGCGTGCTGAGCGGGATGCAGCCCAGTGGTCTCATGCATCTGGGCAACTATCTCGGCGCGCTGGAGAACTGGAAAACACTGCAGGATCAGCACGACTGTTATTTCTTTGTCGCGGACTGGCATGCCTTGTCCACGAACTATGCCGATACCAGCCGGATCCGAGAATTCGTCCGCGAGCTGTTGATCGACTGGCTGGCCGCCGGTATCGACCCCGATCGTTCGACGGTCTTCGTCCAATCACGCATCCCTGAACACGCGATCCTGCATTTGTTGTTGTCGATGATGGTTCCCGTGTCCTGGCTGGAGCGCAATCCGACCTACAAGGAGAAACAGGAAGAGATCAAAGAAAAAGATCTGGGCACGTACGGCTTCCTGGGATATCCCGTGTTGCAGGCGGCAGACATCCTTCTCTATAAACCGGACTTTGTCCCGGTGGGGAAAGATCAACTGCCCCACCTCGAACTGACGCGTGAGCTTGCCAGGCGGTTTCACGACATCTACAAGACCGCCGTTTTCCCGGAACCGAAGGAACACCTGACGAAGTTTCCAAAAGTCCTCGGAACCGACGGCCGAAAGATGAGCAAGAGCTATGGCAACACGATCAATCTGTCCGACCCGGAGCCGGTCGTTCGTCAAAAACTCAAGACCATGGTCACCGATCCCGCACGCGTCAGACGCACAGACCCGGGCAACCCGGATATCTGTCCGGTCTATGACTTTCACAAGATCTTTTCGCCGCTTCCGGTCATCGATCAAGTCAATCGCGAATGCCGCACCGCTGCGATCGGCTGTATCGACTGCAAAAAACTCGTTGCCGACAAAATCGTCGAGACGTTGTCCCCAATTTGGGAGGCTCGTGCCGAACTGACCCAACACCCCACGCGTCTCGACGACATCGTCCAGGAAGGCAGTCGCAAAGCCGGGGTCGTGGCCAAGGCCACGTTGCGGGATGTCACTGACGCGATGAAAATCTGA
- a CDS encoding bifunctional nuclease family protein, with translation MIRVILFALCVFVIVVPVALASDLPVVPPQSVVISDVKVRISDQGPVVLLQAEGKTILIFVDVTVALSIQGALNGEKLSRPLTHDLVHTILDAYGGTVTQTIITLKAGTYYGALTVTMKGDTKVFDSRSSDSIALAIHFKAPIIVGRDLLDSAGRVLEKSQQEEL, from the coding sequence ATGATCAGAGTCATTCTGTTCGCCCTCTGCGTGTTTGTGATCGTCGTACCGGTTGCCTTGGCCTCCGATCTTCCCGTTGTCCCACCTCAATCGGTCGTCATTTCCGATGTGAAGGTCCGCATTTCCGACCAAGGTCCCGTCGTCCTGTTACAGGCTGAGGGCAAGACGATTCTGATCTTCGTCGATGTGACGGTGGCCTTGTCGATCCAGGGCGCCTTGAATGGAGAAAAGCTGTCCCGCCCGCTGACGCACGACCTCGTGCACACCATACTCGACGCATACGGGGGGACCGTGACGCAAACCATCATCACGTTGAAAGCCGGGACGTATTACGGTGCACTGACCGTCACCATGAAAGGCGATACGAAAGTATTCGACAGCCGGTCTTCGGACTCTATCGCGCTGGCGATCCATTTCAAGGCGCCGATCATCGTCGGAAGGGATTTGCTCGATTCGGCCGGCCGAGTTCTGGAAAAGTCCCAACAGGAAGAGCTGTGA
- a CDS encoding MBL fold metallo-hydrolase: MERTMPAMIRKTFSVPPLGCNCSILGDPVSKQAIVVDPGGAAETILREIRDLGLTVKLVLHTHAHFDHFLASGDIKTATGAALCLHQDDRELWNMLEIQCRMFNVPYVPVPSPDQWLKDEEKIEVGGLAAVAIHTPGHTPGSMSFHIPGGKLLLSGDTLFRGSIGRTDLWGGDFDAIERSIRERLYTLQEDTVVIPGHGPETEIGREKFDNQFIRA; encoded by the coding sequence ATGGAGAGAACCATGCCAGCTATGATCCGCAAGACATTCTCTGTTCCTCCGCTTGGGTGCAACTGTTCAATTCTCGGAGACCCCGTCAGTAAGCAGGCGATCGTGGTCGATCCGGGCGGTGCCGCGGAGACGATCCTCCGTGAGATTCGCGACCTCGGGCTCACGGTGAAATTGGTTCTCCATACTCACGCCCACTTTGATCACTTTCTCGCATCGGGGGACATCAAGACTGCGACGGGAGCCGCTCTGTGTCTCCACCAGGACGACCGCGAGTTGTGGAATATGCTCGAGATCCAATGCCGCATGTTCAACGTGCCGTACGTTCCCGTTCCATCTCCCGATCAGTGGCTGAAGGACGAGGAAAAGATCGAGGTGGGAGGGTTGGCGGCCGTAGCCATTCACACGCCCGGCCACACGCCCGGGTCGATGAGTTTTCATATTCCCGGCGGCAAGCTCTTGCTATCAGGCGATACGTTATTCCGCGGGAGCATCGGACGGACGGATTTGTGGGGCGGCGACTTTGACGCCATTGAACGTTCTATCCGCGAACGCCTGTACACCTTGCAGGAGGATACCGTCGTCATTCCTGGCCATGGCCCGGAAACCGAGATCGGTAGGGAAAAGTTCGACAATCAATTCATTCGCGCGTGA
- a CDS encoding SUMF1/EgtB/PvdO family nonheme iron enzyme, which translates to MPYVFPCVTAAALLTLTLAVHPNSQAASKPAAELSRHLHAVAALEQSSPLITVPAGPFVLGSKRIDDDPYGLWTQFDDTELPQQRIWLDTFTIDRDEVSLGEYLSFLQQQRRHPPDELQKLIWHVITVHSVSDLTLSRWPALYVSWYEAKDFCQAKGKRLPTEAEWEKAARGADGNLFPWGESAPDNRRAMFGQHHVHEIPILAPVDALDDGQSPYGLHHMAGNVAEWVQDWFGLDYYAYIPERNPAGPPSGRYKGVRGGSWKSKIIMLRTATRGGSAPDQRAATVGFRCAMSATP; encoded by the coding sequence ATGCCGTACGTGTTCCCGTGCGTCACCGCAGCGGCACTCCTGACCCTGACTCTTGCCGTTCATCCGAATAGCCAGGCAGCATCCAAGCCGGCAGCAGAGCTCTCCCGCCACCTTCATGCGGTCGCCGCCCTCGAACAATCTTCGCCGCTCATCACCGTGCCCGCCGGACCGTTCGTACTCGGAAGCAAACGCATCGACGATGATCCATACGGCCTCTGGACACAGTTCGATGACACTGAACTGCCGCAGCAGCGGATCTGGCTCGACACCTTTACGATCGATCGTGATGAAGTCAGCTTGGGCGAGTATCTGTCGTTCCTGCAGCAGCAGCGGCGGCATCCACCCGACGAACTGCAGAAGCTGATCTGGCATGTCATCACAGTGCATTCGGTCTCGGACCTGACCCTCAGCCGCTGGCCGGCCCTGTACGTCTCCTGGTATGAGGCGAAGGATTTCTGTCAGGCCAAAGGCAAGCGTCTGCCGACGGAAGCTGAGTGGGAGAAGGCGGCACGCGGGGCCGACGGAAATCTCTTTCCCTGGGGAGAGTCGGCGCCAGACAACCGGCGCGCGATGTTCGGCCAACACCATGTTCATGAAATTCCCATCCTGGCGCCGGTCGATGCGCTCGATGACGGACAGAGCCCATACGGGCTCCATCATATGGCCGGCAATGTCGCCGAATGGGTCCAGGATTGGTTCGGGCTCGATTATTACGCGTATATCCCCGAGCGGAATCCGGCCGGTCCACCGAGCGGACGATACAAGGGAGTACGCGGAGGATCCTGGAAAAGCAAAATCATCATGCTCCGTACGGCGACACGCGGCGGATCGGCCCCCGACCAACGGGCGGCCACAGTGGGGTTCCGTTGCGCCATGTCGGCAACGCCATAG
- a CDS encoding CHAP domain-containing protein, with protein MLRKMFISGLAVFAGLAGCSGTPHHRTQSVTDQSPDCCESRKPAPSRDAIVKSAAYLVGSRSVEVNGRHIEYDCAGVTRAVFLEHGIDLYETPSSGTRANGVQLIYDHIQQHGRLHSGPAALPGDLVFFDNTWDFNRDGRTNDPLTHVGIVEKQDRDGTMTFISRVAGSVERYRMNLGLPHIHRNAKGKVLNDYIRRRGSADPPQTAYLTGELFAGFGARTGL; from the coding sequence ATGCTTCGAAAAATGTTTATCAGCGGTTTAGCGGTGTTCGCAGGATTAGCCGGCTGTTCCGGCACACCTCATCATCGGACACAATCCGTCACGGATCAGTCACCGGATTGTTGCGAGTCCAGGAAACCCGCTCCGAGCCGCGATGCCATTGTGAAAAGCGCCGCATATCTCGTCGGCTCGCGCTCCGTCGAAGTCAACGGTCGCCATATCGAATACGACTGCGCCGGCGTCACTCGAGCCGTCTTCCTCGAGCACGGCATCGATTTGTATGAGACCCCGAGCTCGGGCACGCGTGCCAACGGCGTGCAGCTGATCTACGACCACATCCAACAACATGGCAGGCTGCATTCCGGTCCGGCCGCCCTGCCCGGCGACCTCGTCTTCTTCGACAACACCTGGGACTTCAATCGCGACGGCAGAACGAATGACCCGTTGACCCACGTCGGCATCGTGGAAAAGCAGGACCGTGACGGGACGATGACATTCATCAGTCGAGTGGCAGGATCGGTAGAGCGGTACCGGATGAATCTCGGACTTCCCCACATCCACCGCAATGCCAAAGGGAAGGTACTCAATGACTATATCCGTCGCAGAGGCTCCGCCGATCCACCCCAAACGGCCTACCTAACGGGTGAACTATTTGCGGGATTCGGCGCCCGAACAGGCCTGTAG
- a CDS encoding FAD-binding oxidoreductase produces MSPVQRFAAKVAHVAQLTHDVRQIDFHLTDPETISFKAGQFISFEVPDSRIGRPVTRPYSIASSPADAKNVSLLLNLVQGGPGSNYLFRLNEGDSVTFAGPAGNFYLRDDTDRELLFIATGTGIAPIRSMILLNAERERPRPMRLYWGLRTQRDLYYVDELASLIRRDPEGIFVPTLSRPEAEWTGRTGRVTQLVEELADVKNLEVYLCGSSGMIKDVTARIQTKGLCPIFREKYYDDANGETIDGRVAP; encoded by the coding sequence ATGAGTCCTGTCCAACGATTCGCAGCGAAGGTTGCGCATGTGGCACAGCTGACGCATGACGTGCGGCAGATCGATTTTCATCTGACTGATCCGGAGACGATATCATTCAAGGCCGGACAGTTCATATCGTTCGAGGTGCCGGATTCACGAATCGGCCGGCCCGTCACGCGGCCGTACTCGATCGCCTCCTCACCGGCGGATGCGAAAAACGTTTCGCTTCTATTGAACCTGGTTCAGGGAGGACCGGGATCGAATTATTTGTTCAGGCTGAACGAGGGTGATTCTGTAACATTTGCGGGTCCGGCTGGGAACTTCTATTTGCGCGATGACACCGACAGGGAGTTGTTATTTATCGCCACCGGCACCGGTATAGCGCCGATTCGGTCAATGATCCTCCTGAACGCGGAGCGCGAGCGGCCGAGGCCGATGAGACTGTACTGGGGGCTGCGAACTCAACGGGATCTTTATTACGTGGATGAATTGGCCTCGCTCATTCGGCGAGATCCTGAAGGGATATTTGTGCCGACTCTGTCCCGTCCTGAAGCGGAATGGACAGGCCGGACGGGCCGTGTGACGCAGTTGGTTGAGGAATTGGCTGATGTGAAGAATCTGGAGGTGTATCTCTGCGGTAGCAGTGGCATGATCAAAGACGTGACGGCTAGGATCCAAACCAAAGGATTGTGTCCGATTTTTCGGGAAAAGTACTACGACGATGCAAACGGGGAAACGATCGATGGTCGAGTGGCTCCCTGA
- a CDS encoding DUF5069 domain-containing protein has product MTQGKYPRSPKVLLGGIAHLGRFIDKVRLRHAGKIQDYNYITVGFDKYLIDFLQLDATALEQRILAGGTDHEILEWVHAHGRTRTAQDVAQWSHALLSSGPKDDGARERYQGRMRDVARKRGAQMETLPPVATWVDLIELDEERL; this is encoded by the coding sequence ATGACACAAGGCAAGTATCCCCGCAGCCCCAAAGTTCTGCTCGGCGGCATTGCGCATCTCGGACGGTTTATCGATAAAGTGCGGCTGCGTCATGCCGGCAAGATCCAGGATTACAACTACATCACGGTTGGATTTGACAAATATCTGATCGATTTTCTTCAGCTGGATGCGACAGCGCTCGAACAACGGATATTGGCCGGGGGTACGGATCATGAGATCCTCGAATGGGTCCACGCCCATGGTCGTACACGTACAGCTCAGGACGTCGCGCAGTGGTCTCACGCGTTGCTGTCTTCCGGCCCCAAAGACGATGGCGCGCGCGAAAGATACCAGGGACGCATGAGGGACGTGGCTAGGAAGCGCGGCGCGCAGATGGAAACGCTTCCTCCCGTGGCGACCTGGGTCGACCTCATCGAACTGGATGAAGAACGGCTGTGA
- a CDS encoding PIN domain nuclease — translation MIIVDTTIWIDYLRGTHTPHADWLEANLTIERLGLTDLILCEVLQGAATEGQFGTVREELLKLEIFETGTVQLALETALNYRRLRAAGRTVRRTIDCLIATFCLREGHTLLHNDRDYDPFEDVLGLHVLHP, via the coding sequence GTGATCATTGTCGATACTACGATATGGATCGATTACCTGCGCGGCACGCATACTCCTCATGCTGACTGGCTTGAAGCCAACCTGACCATTGAACGCCTCGGTCTGACCGATCTTATCCTCTGTGAAGTACTCCAAGGAGCTGCAACAGAGGGTCAATTTGGTACCGTTCGAGAGGAATTGCTCAAGTTGGAGATTTTTGAAACGGGAACGGTTCAATTAGCTCTGGAAACAGCGTTGAACTATCGGCGGCTTCGCGCTGCGGGACGCACTGTTCGCAGAACGATCGATTGTCTCATCGCGACGTTTTGTCTTCGGGAAGGACACACGTTACTCCATAACGATCGCGATTATGACCCATTTGAAGATGTCCTCGGACTGCATGTCCTGCATCCTTAA
- a CDS encoding type II toxin-antitoxin system VapB family antitoxin: MRTNIVIDNGLMKQAMKATGLSTKKAVVEEGLRLLIKVKGQEGIRRLRGKVAWEEDLGVMREGRIKAAS, encoded by the coding sequence ATGCGTACTAACATTGTAATTGACAACGGCCTCATGAAGCAGGCGATGAAGGCAACGGGACTCTCAACTAAGAAAGCTGTGGTTGAAGAGGGGCTTCGGTTGCTCATCAAGGTCAAGGGGCAAGAAGGCATTCGCCGTTTACGCGGAAAGGTTGCCTGGGAAGAGGATCTCGGTGTTATGCGCGAAGGCCGCATTAAGGCTGCTTCGTGA